The following proteins are encoded in a genomic region of Variovorax paradoxus:
- a CDS encoding polysaccharide deacetylase family protein yields the protein MTARWPELLPSHGRFGYSPITRRPGYAWPNGARLAVYLGFNIEHFAFGDGLGACIGPASPQPDVLNHGWREYGNRVGAWRCLELFDTLALPTGALINTALYDHCPELVQACVARGDELIGHGHSNAERQGGWDEAHERALLVRCRERMLRESGQSPAGWLSPWISESAVTPDLLAETGYGYTLNWCHDDQPVRMRTRGGGSIWSVPYPQELNDIPMIVGRLMDAKDFSAMIVDNFDEMLGQSRAQPLVMGLALHPYIVGQPYRLRHLRTALAHLARARDRGEIWFTTPGAIASHMQQLAADRPADFA from the coding sequence ATGACGGCACGCTGGCCCGAACTGCTGCCCTCGCACGGCCGCTTCGGCTACAGCCCGATCACGCGGCGGCCCGGCTACGCGTGGCCGAACGGGGCGCGGCTGGCCGTGTACCTCGGCTTCAACATCGAGCACTTTGCGTTCGGCGACGGGCTGGGCGCCTGCATCGGCCCGGCCTCGCCGCAGCCCGACGTACTGAATCACGGCTGGCGCGAATACGGCAACCGCGTGGGCGCGTGGCGCTGCCTCGAACTGTTCGACACATTGGCGCTGCCCACCGGTGCGCTCATCAATACGGCGCTCTACGACCATTGCCCGGAGTTGGTGCAAGCCTGCGTGGCGCGCGGCGACGAACTCATCGGCCACGGCCACAGCAACGCGGAACGCCAGGGCGGCTGGGACGAAGCGCACGAGCGCGCGCTGCTGGTGCGCTGCCGCGAGCGCATGCTGCGGGAGAGCGGCCAGTCGCCCGCCGGATGGCTGTCGCCGTGGATTTCGGAAAGCGCCGTGACGCCCGATCTGCTGGCCGAAACCGGCTACGGCTACACGCTCAACTGGTGCCACGACGACCAGCCGGTGCGCATGCGCACGCGCGGCGGCGGCTCGATCTGGTCGGTGCCCTATCCGCAGGAGCTCAACGACATTCCGATGATCGTGGGCCGCTTGATGGATGCCAAGGACTTCAGCGCGATGATCGTCGACAACTTCGACGAAATGCTCGGCCAGTCGCGCGCACAGCCGCTGGTGATGGGGCTTGCGCTGCATCCGTACATCGTGGGTCAGCCATACCGGTTGCGCCATTTGCGAACGGCGCTGGCGCACCTGGCGCGTGCACGCGACCGCGGGGAGATCTGGTTCACCACCCCGGGCGCGATCGCTTCGCACATGCAGCAACTCGCCGCCGATCGCCCCGCGGACTTCGCATGA